The Syngnathoides biaculeatus isolate LvHL_M chromosome 1, ASM1980259v1, whole genome shotgun sequence region TCTCGTTAGCTCTTTAGACGTTAGCCTGCACTCTTGATACTCCTGCCCAGTCCAACTTCTTGAAAAGCTTTCCCCGACTTGAGTTTAGTACTCCCACGCCTGAAACACAAAGGATTGTTTTCGTTCAGGAGTCGCTTTCttcttattttatctttttattattcttaCATTTGGTGATTGTACAACACCACAGCTTTCTTTCCTGTCTGATTTCAAACAGCACAACTTCTCAGAAACCATCGTTTTAGTCCACCTAGTTGTCCAAAGCCGCATGGTCCTGCTCTGTTCTTCGCATGGGGATAAGTATTGGTCAGCTATAATGTTGGAAGCAATgagcacaaatgaaaaaaaaaaaaaaatgttgcactaGGGAAAGAACTTGCCCAATAAGTGCAAGACTTGTattttgtaatttgtattttaaaagcattttaagaACCGTGTGGCTTCTTCTTACCAGCttggggggaaaataaaaacatttaaaaaaaaaaaaaaaaaacctacctcAGAGCATTTTGCGGTGCTAGCTAACATATTAGCCCTGATTTACAATAACAGAATGAAAATCCCAAATTGTAGTGACCACTAAAACTTCATATCATGTGCGAGCACTGTTAGATTGAGAAGCAAAGCGTCGAATATGCAAAGGGACCAAATTTCGAGGGCCGACGATTCATTgaaggatggatttacactgcTGGTCCAAGGGCAGGGAAGGCCTCCCGTTCATCAGATTTTTGTCCTGGGTTCTTTTACCTCCTGTAAGGGTCATCATTGTGCTCTTGGGACAATTTTTGGAGGTGGCCTCTCCAGGGATAgctccatgttttctccatttgtagaTAACGGTGCTCACCGTCGTTCGTTGGAGTcctaaagcataaaaaaaaattactttttttgtagctttaccaataattgtttgattttgttgcCACGTTCAGGCCTGATTTTTGAACCCAAGATATATAAacctgatgtttttatttttacttgccaATTTTGCCACAAGAGGAACAAATCAGAATCGTCAACTGACCCACGCAGTGTAAATCCAACCAAGTGAACGGGAGAAGTACGACGTGACTTTGTCTGTATAAGCAAGCAACGCAAATTGCGTAAAATAGTCTTTCCGACGTCTACTACTATACTTTCTATTGTAacatggttttaaaaaaaaaaaaaaattctccgtTGACTAATCAACACAAACCACTGAAATGCTTCTCCAACGACGGCTATTTCAGTAAAATGTTGATATTTTCAAATCCTTACGATGGAAATCCAATCAGACCAAACCGAACTGACTGCTCGGTGGAATTAAAGTTTCCTTGACGgggaagaatatatatatatatatatatgtatgtatgtatgtgtaccAACTTATAAGCGGCGATTGTCCGTTTATCCTGCTTGAGGCTTTTGGCCTCAATATCAGTCAGTGTCGGTAACTGTGTTCTGTATTTGTTTCAATATTGATCTTTCCTGTCATAATCAAGCCAGTACTgcaataacaaaatgaaaattcctACCCACTACAATTTATAGCATAGCCTAAGCAATCTATTGCAAAGTCAACAAAACATCTGTGATGTTGTTGTAACTATTCGATCCCCGGGCCGGGCGTTTCTCCCGACGAATCCCGCTGccgttttattcttttttttttttttttttttaagacgtgGGGACCTGCCTCATTAGATGCTGCGTACGGAACGATCAGTATTTGTGTTTTGCACTTTCCAAGCAGTCTCAAACACGGCCCGCTTGAAGTCGGCCGCAAAGTAACGAAAGAACTGACGAGGTATTTTACAATAGGAAATGAGACCTTTTCTtcgaataaaatttaaaaaaaaaaagaaaaaaggttgtgattatatatacagtatatatagctCTATACATCCATTCATGAAGTACCTCATAAGCCTGATATATGCTGCATTGACTTATTTCTGTAGTGTACTTCATTATGTCCaataaaattcagatttttttttttttttccccctctcccccACCCTCCTTTGGGAGGTTTGAATTCAACAGGCTGTGCAATTTTTACCTCACCAGATATTCTTCACTTTTCTCTTTGTacacccaaaacattttttttttttttttggcagcaaaGACGCAACATTGGCTTAAAATAGTCTCGGCTCTCTTAAGAATTTGTTGGCGtctacatttcttttctttttcaccagTAATCATAAAGAGCTTTTGTGGAATTGAGACATTTTGAGTGACAGTGGGCTAactccatttttgtcatttttgccgCAGTCGTTTCAATTGTATGCCTGTCCGAAAAAGTAAAAGTTTAGTGCAATAGTGGTCTATATAACTCCATTCCGTTTCCCATGTATGGCTCTCATCTCTTGGCTGTCATAAAAGTAAAGAAAGTAAAGGTTTAGTGCAATAGCGGTCTAAGGCCCAACAACCATCAAATCTGTCAATATTTAAAGATTTACTGATACTAACGTGCAGATGCACTGGCACCAAACTGACAAAATGCTCTAATGGGTTATTTATtgggaaaagaaatacaattaccgtaattcccggactacagagcgcacctggttataagcctcgcccagtacatttgccgcaagtgcacacattgaaacatgactgtacacagagtttaactctagcaccgccacgctaacagggccggtttaaaaaaaaaaaaaaaaaaaaaaaaaaaaatcactgagacacggcagtaacacactaggacaacgctaacggggccggaccggttaaagtcacttcctcggcacatatattccaccggtctcattcttaccttttccgctcaagtacccccttgcggccgttagtaacaaatacacaaatttgccgcatcaccgcataaaccgcagggttgaaagcgtgtgtggggaaaaaaagtcgcggtttatagcccggaaattatttttaaaaaaaatacttgaaaatggcaaaaatagaAGTAGCCCATTTTTATTCTCAGTGGCTCAGTCGGGGTCGACTATTCAGTCGTGCATCTGATCCCGGGGAGTCTTATTTTCCCGTGTTGTACATCAGCCAGAACAACGAAAGCAACCAAAGTCTCAGCGCGCACAGCCAGACGTGAATTCTCAACCTCCCTTCACTCTTGAGTTCTTTTCTATTCTCTTCTCCCTTATTTAAAGCATGACGTGCGCCAAAAGTGAATTTGCAGTCATTCCTATTCTGgtattgggggtggggggggtaatgcttcttgttgttgttagtgggggggtggggtcttTATATTTTGCTGATTTTGAATTCCTTCATCCACTTGCTAAGctcctatttttttctttttttgagggTGTTGTAAAGTTTGTAAAGCTTTTGATTTCTATTGtatgtttcctgttttttttttttttgtttttgacatttacGCCTACAGAATACAAGATATGCTGTAAAACCCTGTTAGGACACAATGTGAATACGTATCACTTCATGTAGTTCTCTCTTTGGCTCTGGTCTTTGACTGTAAGTTACattcattaataataaaaaaaaaagtttaaaatgaagTAGTGTGTTTGGCGTTTGCCCCCGCCCCCTTGTCCTTGTACCGACAGCAACGTTCCACTTCACCGCCTCCGtcacgcgttttttttttttttttttttattaacagctTGTAAAACCATCTTGCAATGTAATCAGCTTTATTCATCTTTGCAGATAAAAATGTAGAAAGAAATCTTTTAACGTCAGGTGATTTATGACAACACTTTCAACAGGCAGCAGGTCTCCTACAATGTGGCACtgggataataaaaaaaaaaccacacaaaaataGAACTAGTTTTAATAAATACAGACATACATAactgaaatgatcaaattttttttctctgcagtcTAAAAGAACTTTTGCCCTTAAGGTTGTAGCGTGGAATTTGTGCGACTTTCACAAATATGAAACAGAGACGTTGGCTTGAAGTTGAGGACAGTGTCAAAGGTCGTGTACTCCAGACAGGCAGGCGGgatcattgacaaaaaaaaaaaagtacactaaaAGCAATAGTCACGTTaaacaaaactacaaaaacaaaactgtgttTGATCGTGAACGAGTGTGATATTTccccacacaaaaataaaactcccAGTATAACCAACGATTAGAAAAACGACGCATCCTATGTCGATGTCAACAAACGGACGGGAAGccgaaacaaagacaattaacacaaaaacaaccctacaatgaatgaatgcctcatttcctttttttttcttttttttgtgcttcatttCCACATTGTATAGAAATATCTTTCATAAAaagttataaaataaataagcacTCTTTCCCTTTGAGTCGAAGTAGAAAAAAAGTTGCGTGGCTTGCGCGCTCCAGATGACGGAGCACATTCAAACGGGAATATTCGTGTTGTTTTACAGAAGTCGCCCTTGGGTCTCTTCCTTCTTTTGGGCCCAGGTcgcgggtggtggtggggggtggggtggttcCCTCAGTACACCCAGTTCACGGGGACCCACTGAGATTCGGTGCGCAGTTTGTCCACAGCGGCCTGTAACGTGTCAAAGGCTTTGTCCAGGTTGTCGTTGGTGACGGTCAAGTCGAAGTAGTGGCCGTAAGCCCTCTGGATGCGCGCGCTCTCGTCCACCGTCTTCCTCAGGTCCACGTCCTGCCAACATTGGCATTCAGTTATTAACCATATGGCCATGTAAATATGTTATTCAAAACTacggcgaagaaaataagtatttgaacatcctgctaagttctcccacttggaaatcatggaggggtctgaaattttcatcataggtgcacgtccaccgtgagagagataatcttatttgtgtgatacagcagcaaataagtatttgaacacctatcagctagaattctgaccctcaaagacctgtctacctacactccatgtattatcttgaatcagatgtacctgtgtgaggtcgttagctgcataaagacacctgtccactccatacaatcagtaagactcaaacttgtaacacggccaagaccaaagagctgtccaataacaccagagacaaaactgtacaactccacacggctggaaagggctgcagagaaattgccgagcagctcggtgaaaaaagatccactgttgaagcaatcatcgaatatgagttccatcccaagaacaccgtccctactgtgaagcatgagggtggtagcatcgtgctttgggggtgtttttctgcacatgggacaggacgactgcactgtattaaggagaggatgaccgtcgccgtgtattgtgagattttggggaacagcctctttccctcagtcagagcattgaaaatgggtcgcggctgggtctttcaacatgacaatgacccggagcacacagccaggaaaaccaaggagtggctccgtaagacgcatatcaaggttctggcgtggcctagccagtctccagccctaaacccaatagagaaccttcggagggagctgaaacacgCCGTACCGTGAGCTGTTTGGTGGTGAGGCCAGCGTCCACGACGGCTTTATGCATGCCCTTGAGGGTGTCGAAGTCTGGCGCCGCAATGAAAACCACGTACGGCATGAACTCGGCCGTTTTCAGGACCTTCAGAGCCTGGCAgggagaaacaggaagtgacatcatgCAAGTGAATTTGCAAATGCCAAACTAGCAACCGTCATTGTCTCACCTGCGGGTTGACGTCGAGGATGCACGTCCGCCCGGCGGCCACCACCTCGTGGATGGACTCGATCTTGGTGCCGTACAGGTTGCCGTCATACTCTCCGTGCTCCAGGAAGCGGCCGGCCTTCACGTCCACTTCCATCTCCGTCCTGGAGGTGAAGTGGTACGAGTTGCCGTCCAGCTCCTCGTCGCGGGGACGTCGGGAGGTGTCTGAAACGTCGCAAAGTCAAATCGGTTAGGTCTTTGGATGACGGACGCCCGGGTACAGGCGCCACGGACCGGCGGAACTCACATGGTATAGTCGTGCCGAAGCAGGTCGGCTGAAGGACCATCAGCCGGTTTTTGAGGCTACGTCGGCCCACGCCCTGAGCGCCGATCAAAACCAACGTCTTCCTCTGGAACGGAGGAACCTTGGCCACTTCTTCATAGATCTGCAGCTCGTGCCTGTCAAACTCTATTTCACCAAATTCTTGTCAGGGTCAAACCATTAATGATGATTTTACGAAGGGTGCCACAAGCCAGACCTGCATTCTTGGCAGTTAGATacatcatctttttcttcttcttcccagcGATGGTACCACAAAGGatccctggggggggggggggggggggggggggacagattaAAGGCTTGAACCTCTCACACAGCCTTGCTTGTTCAGTAATTGGCCACTAGGAGGCAGGCTGGACCACTTCAAGTTCCGAACCTGCCTCACCAGATGGCACGCTTCAATAATCCAAGTTGGAAAAAGGGACAATATTGAAAATTGGTCGTCACGGAAACAAAATTCAACACACAACCTTTACAAAGAACATAATACTAACGGTAATTGTAAAAATTTTGACCTTCCtttgggcacttttttttttttttttccaatgcatgGAAATATTGTCGAAGCTACAGACTGTTACCATAGTGACTGTAGAAGCAAATGTGTCGCCTACCTGATCCGTCAAAGTCCCGCGGGACAAAAGCTTTCCTCTTCTCCTCCAAAAACTGACTTGGGATCAGTCCTGTCGCCCCGCCCACCACGTGGCAAGCCTACGAGAGGTCACAGaacacacttgttttttttttttttaacattttgtgagGTGATCTGAAATGGCGGAAACCTCACCTGCCACCAGTTGGGATCTTCTCTGTTGACGATCTGAAGGATGTCGCCGCGCTTGAAAGCCATGCCGGCCTCCCGGCACGGGATCAGGTTGTCGTGGGCCGGGTCATAGTCAAAGTAAGGGCGCACGTAGACCTGTGAGGATTGATTACGGTCACACTCGCTTGACCTCGCACGCTGACACGGTGACGATCTTCAGACTTCACCTGCCATTGATGTTCATCCTACATTAAGATTTGTCGCTGGATCCAGATTCCAGATCACCCAAAAATTTTTTGACCATAGACTGTTTTCAACCACATGACCTCATCAgggcacgcggccatgttggatgggttcacaactgacgcgccgttcactctatcgcttttgcatacagaccggagctacacaaatgttcgtacgactgttaaaagtgacgcatgatgcctaaaaagactttggaacgttatcggtgctcattagatgttgtttcaagaaacaagaagtgtgctttgatcgacaatatcgacccatatgcctcgaagaaacacaaatgtggttgtcggtaacctatccagacatcgcccactatctcctcttctcgacaagcgcttataatGTGGACCAACTAACGAatgacaaaggtctggaggcctacaagcaattcatcaatggctggcttcgtcatgcggcggtatccattggaAGCACACTGCTTAGGTGAATGTAccacacaatgcaatttaaatatgtaccgcgtgattacagtcagcgttgttaaattatgttgattataccaatgaAAGAggtgtcgattttttttttcatttttgtttccgAGAAGGAGAGAGCGAGAGGTTCGACGGttcacctctttctccacttccacggctacatttttaactcaactcacgaaaccgCCAGCAGTGCAGTAattcgtttttgcaaactttttataataaaacggaaaatacagattttggagacatgcgtTGCACTCGCACACGGGTAATGTGCTTGACTGCTAGATTGGCTCTGCTAATACTAGAcggccacagttgtcgccgtttggttgctagctgctccgttttctcgcactggttcttgatcacagccggcagtcgaaagaaagacgctttacaacggcCACTTTCATTTGAGCAACCAATAAGATAGCAGTGTGGCCCCATTCCTAAGCTTTTCGGAAAttattcctgcttagttacgtgTGTTTACGCGAATTCACgaaaccaagatggcggccggaTTCTAaattggaaggtgtgtgacgtcagtctgGATCACTTCAGATAGTGGTAGTCACTACCAGAATTACATTGGCATCCACTGTTTACAAACACTCTGAATGGGCCTGCTACCCATGCGTTGACAATCGCGCTCATCCTCATTAGGTGATGCCGACTTTGGTGGCCAAATCAAATTTTTCAAGAATTGCCGAGCACAGGTAAAACCAGAAACACGGCAGAATACCAGTGAGTGGAGCGTTCCCAGATGTAACACCATGTGACCTAGATAGCAAGTGGAGCGTTATTAATAGGGTTCAGATTCCGACATTTAAGGGATTGTGGGACACGAGTGTGGTAGGACTGGCCAACATCTGTCACTCATTACAGCGCCGCACGCTGGGGCGTACCTGCGGGGGCGCGGGGGCGTCCCGGTAGCTCGGCAGTATTTTGAGGGTGATCCCGCCGCTGCAGTCCTTAAGCATTTCCTGCAGCTCGGTGGGATTGTTGCCCACGTCTTTGCCGTTCACTTCCTTGATGATGTCGCCCACGTGCAGTAGCCCTTGCCTGTCAATCATGCCGCCGTGGAGGATCCTCGCGATGACGAGGTCGTCTTTCTCCACGCGGAACGTCACGCCCTGAGAGGCGAGACGGAGGTTCGACTCGGATCTTTGCTCGCGCGTGAAGATTCGGTTGTTCGGCGGTGCGGGCTCACCAGAGGCTCCCCGGCCTTTTTCCGGATGCCGATCATGCGCACGGCGTCTGCCTGCATCAGAGCGCTGTTCACTGCGGCGTCATTGGCCATCTCGGCGGGGGGCGGGACTTCGTAGCATTTGGAGGCCACCATGTCGTGCGCCTCCAGGAGGGACTGAGGAGCAAAAGGGACAAAGGGACAGTGCTTGAAGGAAGATGATGTAACATTATGTAACCTATAAACACACTTTGGAGTTTTTGGTCCGTGCTTGTGGAAGTCAATTCGCAACGTGATGTCTCATTTGACGGATAATCTAATATCCCTCAAACCTCGATTTTAGTATTCCCACCAGTTCAACAGATTAACTGTGTCGTGACGAGTTTCAACACAAGCTCATATTTATGCATTTCCTCCCCAAAAATGGAGACGAGGAAGCATTCGAGGCTAGCAGGAAACATTtttgcttccttattaaaaaataaatgactcaTGACTGATAAGAATCAGGCTCAGCTCTAAACAATTTTTGTTTCAGATGCGCCTTCTCAACACCTTGAAAAAGTCATCACCTTAAATGTCTTAAATTCCAAATATGGATTATCGGGAAATCTATTTTGACACGTTCTTGGCCCATTTCACATCCAATCTAAGCACCGTGACCAGCGTTTCTGTCACGGCcatgaaacatttcaacaaaacaattagtgaaaatggtggtggtggtggtggtggggggggggtttctctCTCCCTGCCTCTGCTTCTCTCGCTCGGTCAACAGGGTTTTATCTCGCGGCTTATGTAACTCCCATCTCTCGGTTGCACTTGTTTTGCTTAAGTCGTTGCAGAGCGGCTGGTTTGACGTGGCTCGTCTCACAATCATTTATCTCAGTGAATAATTTGCTTCATTGGGTTCTTGTGAGTGAAAGAAACATTTCTATTCATACGCTGAATTCCTTccgtatttattgatttattgcgAAGGAATAGTGACCCGTGCCGTCTGTCCGCTCGCAAAATGACCCTAGGACGCGAATGTTTGCCCACCCCGTGCTCTCCAATCAGGAGCAGGCTTACTGGCCGAACTGCCCACCTGAAAGTGTGGCTCCTGCAGGATCCTGGACAGTTCTGCCGCGCTGTCGTCCCTCACTTTGAGGCCGCTGATGTCGCCCAGAATCTCCGTCACCAGCTCCACGTTGTTGTCCTGCACCGCCTCCAGCTTCACCTCCTCCAGCTGTTCGTGAGCCTGAGAGAAGAACACAAGCTTGGTTTATTGTTGTCAAGTCTCGGACCAGTCCAGAAAATGTGAATTGCTGGATTAGACACTGTGTAGTCTGGCTCATAAATCAGTTTTCAGCATGACTTAACGAATTAGCTCTTTAAGCCTCGAATGTAAGGTACGGCAAGGCTACAGTATAATTTGGGTGAAGAagagcagaagcacaaaaacagacGCAAAGCGCAGCTGGACGCAGGCAAGCTTGCGATTGTCATCTCCTCGGCCTCGGCTACTTGTATGTGTGCTACCTCAAGAGGGAGCGTACAATGGGGCTTTCCATGATCCCGCGGAGGAAGAGTAGGTCGATGTCTTTGGCGCCCCCGGTGGCGGGGAGTTCACCTACATTGTCCAACACCGCCTGCGTGGCTCCTTGTGAGACACAAAGAGACGGTGGTCTCAAAAGCAAACAGAGCATTAGCTTCCCGCAAAATAGCCACATCACACGGCTGGGACGGAAAACCCCCAATTAAGCTGCAGTTGCTTTTGGGCAAATGTTTAGGATTTCACACAGCGACACAACATCCCACAAGCAAAGACGAAGAAGAGGAACGAACATAACAACCCCTGATTAGTGACATTCAAAACGAAGTTGTACTATATTGCCTTTGAATGCTAAAACATCATTGCTGAAGTAAGTCTGGTTTCAAGGTGCGCTCTAGCTGTCAAGTGACAAGGAAAAATCAAGAACTTTTCAGGGCACCACCTCAGGGGCAACACCTTCTAAACCGTAAATGGAGCTGAAGAATGAAGACTTGCATCTCTttagttcacaaataaatgtgaatttgaaaaatgttgtcaTCAATCATCTGATACTCGTAGTCTCGGAAGTCCATCAGAACCTGTTTTAGATTCTTCCAGCACGTGTGTGCAGCTTGTCTTTATTCAAATACTGTGCGGGAAGGGGAGCTAATCCCTCCATTCAAGTCACACTGCACAAACTTGCTCCCCTGGCTGTGACACATTTGGGACTAGACTGGGCATGAAACACAAGACGTCGCATTTAAGAACATTGTGAATCATCGCATTCGGTGGTGAAACATCATTTCCTCGGTCATAAATTAGGACAAGACGCGAGCGTGATTGTAGTTTGCCTTGCTGTAGAATTCCTCAACATTACAGTGATAAATGTGCTGATTTACATCATataaaaacaacttaaaaatgtgtaccaaaTATATAAACGTATTATTGTAGGTGTTGTCAAGCTTTTGCATTTCAAGAACTGATGGAAATTCAAATCATATATTAGTTACCcatagaagcaaaaaaaattattctccTGCAAGGCACTCATTCAGTCACTCGCCCTCGCTCACAAGTACTCAGGATACAACGTGTAATTTGCTCACCCGTTCTGCAAATGTTTACTCGTGCATCAAGTGGTAGATGAATCGCTGAGCATAAAATTACAGATAACTTTGAACTGAACACGcgtcaaatataaaaaaaacaccccaaaacatccaattcaAGGGAGCCCACTTTACATCGGTAGTATTTGCGTAAACTGTTTTGACCTTTCCCCACTGGGTCAGCGTCAGTGCGTCCTTGGCCACAGGAATGTTGACTGATTTGATCCCGTCCTCTGCCTTGCTGCCACGTGGACTCTGGCGCTCGCTTCTCACCCTAACTGGAAGCCACTGGATGCTTTTGTATCCATTAACAGATGCGAGGAAGAGATTCTCTGTCTGCTTGTGGCCAAACCAGTGCGACACCTTCCAGGAACCGTTTCGGAGAAGGCCCTTTTCTGTTTTATGTGCATTAATATGTCCTTGATCCCATGAAACATATTTGggataaacactgaatttaaaagaaaaaaaaaatgactttttacttttgtcatCGGGTGTGTTATTGTGTATTCAATCCCAATTTAGATGCTCCATGCTAAGGAACTCGTTAAGGGGAGTAAGATAAATCCCAGTAGAACATACCGAGAAACCCGAATATTGATGTATGAATATTGACTTATGGCCTTGCTCTTGTTTATCTCCAAATATGGTAGAACTTTGGTTTTGGTGTGTCAgcccctgccttttttttttttttttttttttttttttttttttaatcagattgAAACCGCTTTGTACGTCAACCAAAGAGTTATTACCAataagaaataatgtaaattcaATGAATCCGTTCCAACCACCCAAAAATACGTTTTACAGGGAAAAACTACAGTTTAACATACAGAAAACaatatgaaataaatgaccAATCAAATGAATCAATTAACATCATTTTTGATTGAAGCAGAAAAATACTTCTAAGGTGCCTCCGATCGATGAAAAAGAGGGTGTCATTATCCGTATATCAGATTAGAGCCCATCGTGAGTAACACAAACCATAAATGTCAAAAGTAGCTTTCATATAGTCTAGATCAGTGgtgtaaaaaatgtttcttgcCGGTCAATGTCAAGAGAGCCATATACCCTACTGTAATCGGTAGCTTCGTCAGCTGTGTACACAAAGTGGCATTCAGAAAAACCCCAATGGTCGCACCAACAAACTTTTGTGTTAAGatgggggccacaaaatgtcATCTCGCGGGCCATAAATGGCCCCCaggctgccagtttgagacccctgctgtaGATGATTTTATAACCCCCCCCTCCAAAGTTGCTCACCTCCAGATGCTTCCTGGCTGGCCACCGCCGGCACGTCCACACCAGGCGGGGGTGTCACCTCTTgcgcctcctcctctgtccggGCCACATTGGCATCCTCCATGGCCGTGACCATCGCTGAGGcgtcctttcttcttcttcttcttcctcctccccgcCGCCAGAAGTATGCGAACCACCGGCGGTTGTGCAACTCGTGTACGCCTCTCCTCTGGTCCGATTGCCTGGTTTCGACTACTCAGCCTCTATGTGCCAAAAAGGACGGGAGAAGAGACCCAGGCTAAGAGCGGAACAATGGAGCAGGTTTAAAATGGGTTGGCTATCAGAATGTGAGAGAGGACAAATT contains the following coding sequences:
- the pals2b gene encoding MAGUK p55 subfamily member 6b isoform X1 gives rise to the protein MVTAMEDANVARTEEEAQEVTPPPGVDVPAVASQEASGGATQAVLDNVGELPATGGAKDIDLLFLRGIMESPIAHEQLEEVKLEAVQDNNVELVTEILGDISGLKVRDDSAAELSRILQEPHFQSLLEAHDMVASKCYEVPPPAEMANDAAVNSALMQADAVRMIGIRKKAGEPLGVTFRVEKDDLVIARILHGGMIDRQGLLHVGDIIKEVNGKDVGNNPTELQEMLKDCSGGITLKILPSYRDAPAPPQVYVRPYFDYDPAHDNLIPCREAGMAFKRGDILQIVNREDPNWWQACHVVGGATGLIPSQFLEEKRKAFVPRDFDGSGILCGTIAGKKKKKMMYLTAKNAEFDRHELQIYEEVAKVPPFQRKTLVLIGAQGVGRRSLKNRLMVLQPTCFGTTIPYTSRRPRDEELDGNSYHFTSRTEMEVDVKAGRFLEHGEYDGNLYGTKIESIHEVVAAGRTCILDVNPQALKVLKTAEFMPYVVFIAAPDFDTLKGMHKAVVDAGLTTKQLTDVDLRKTVDESARIQRAYGHYFDLTVTNDNLDKAFDTLQAAVDKLRTESQWVPVNWVY
- the pals2b gene encoding MAGUK p55 subfamily member 6b isoform X2, which translates into the protein MVASKCYEVPPPAEMANDAAVNSALMQADAVRMIGIRKKAGEPLGVTFRVEKDDLVIARILHGGMIDRQGLLHVGDIIKEVNGKDVGNNPTELQEMLKDCSGGITLKILPSYRDAPAPPQVYVRPYFDYDPAHDNLIPCREAGMAFKRGDILQIVNREDPNWWQACHVVGGATGLIPSQFLEEKRKAFVPRDFDGSGILCGTIAGKKKKKMMYLTAKNAEFDRHELQIYEEVAKVPPFQRKTLVLIGAQGVGRRSLKNRLMVLQPTCFGTTIPYTSRRPRDEELDGNSYHFTSRTEMEVDVKAGRFLEHGEYDGNLYGTKIESIHEVVAAGRTCILDVNPQALKVLKTAEFMPYVVFIAAPDFDTLKGMHKAVVDAGLTTKQLTDVDLRKTVDESARIQRAYGHYFDLTVTNDNLDKAFDTLQAAVDKLRTESQWVPVNWVY